The Poseidonibacter lekithochrous region AATTTCATTGCTTCCCCTTTTATTTACTAGAGTTGATCATATAATCAACAATTTCTTTAAATTGTGCATCTGATAAATCCATATTACCACCCTTCGGTGGCATTGCATTAATCCCATTAATACCATTAGCGTATACAGTATCAATACCTTTTGAAACTACTTCAGCCCATGTCTCTTTATCTCCAACAACTGGCGCACCAATTGCTGCATTAGAATGACAAGCACTACAAGATGCTTCATAAGAACCTGCTGCTACAGAAGTAGAAGCCTCAGAGTTATTATCTTTTGGCCAAGATTTCTCAGTAGAAATTGCCGGATCAAAACCACCTAATTCAGATTTAATCGAAACAGCTTTTGGCTGATTACAGTTTACCATACATCGTTCACCTTGTGCCAAAGGTTTTCTCATCTCTTTTAAATCTTTTCTATCTGGATGAACTGGATAGAATCCATCTTCATTGTTCATCTTAACATCCATAAAGTTATGTTTGCCAAGTACGAACTCATCTTCCATTTCTTCACCAGCTACTTGAATACCATTTACTGATAATAAATAAGCAGTGATTGCATAAACTTCATCATCACTTAGACTTTTAGGATTAGGGAATGGCATTGCTGTTTTGATATACCAAAATAGTGTACTAGCATATGGCCAATATGAACCAATAGTTTTTCTAGGA contains the following coding sequences:
- a CDS encoding c-type cytochrome — protein: MFMLEAKKLFIGASVVTSVLLTGCLAASTPSGSESELKKNIDGAVIYPITNGKYDAYAVSKQETKGFSSYGRTPTTKEVKAWDTDVMPDGSGLPEGKGSVEMGDELYHEQCSMCHGDFGTGGKGYPPLEGGHGTLKNQLGLEGTEGPRKTIGSYWPYASTLFWYIKTAMPFPNPKSLSDDEVYAITAYLLSVNGIQVAGEEMEDEFVLGKHNFMDVKMNNEDGFYPVHPDRKDLKEMRKPLAQGERCMVNCNQPKAVSIKSELGGFDPAISTEKSWPKDNNSEASTSVAAGSYEASCSACHSNAAIGAPVVGDKETWAEVVSKGIDTVYANGINGINAMPPKGGNMDLSDAQFKEIVDYMINSSK